TTGGGGCCACCGTGGTCGTCGTTGGGGCCACCGTGGTCGTCGTTGGGGCCACCGTGGTCGTCGTCGTAGGCGGCTCGTCCGGGCCTGAGATGGTTGTCGTGGTGGTTGGAGCCGCGGTTGTGACGGACCCGCCGCCCGAGGTAGTGGTCGTCACGGCCACGGTGGTCGTGGTCGCGGCGACAGTCGTAGTTGTCGTCGGCTCCTCGGGGCCCAACACCGTGGTGGTGGTGGTCGACGCGTCATCCGGGCAATGCGGACCCTGGTCGAGTTCACAGTTGTAGACGATCCATTCGTCATCGATCAGGTCATCCGGAATCGGCACGGGATCGCTGACATTCCCATCCTCGTCGATGGTCACCATGAAGCCTTCGGGTACTTCGGTATCGCCCACGCCTACCGAGCCTTCGATCACAGCGACCGTGGTGGACCCGTCAGGGTTGAGGATCACTGCATAGACCGTTCCCTGAACCGACGCGGTGGCGGTCGGGGTCTCGATGTCGAACCGGCTGGCCGCGTCGGTGAGTTCGGTGACGCGGTTGTAGGTGTTGCCCGAGGTCTGCTCGGCCTCGATCACCTTCGACTGCTCGTCATTGTCAAGGATCGCCATCGTCACGATCTTGAAAGTGGTGTCGTGGTCGAGGCGGGTCACCGAACCGTCGAACCATTCGATGGCGGCGCGGCCGTCGGCAGCCGTCCGCACAGTCGAACCCTCGGTGAGAATCTGGCCCTCAGACCCCGCAGAGAAGGTGGTGTCATCAACGCTCACTTCGACGGTGCCCGAGAAGACCCTCAAGGTTGCCGTAGGCGCCGAGTCCCCACCCCCACCGCCAAAGCACGCGGAGAGGAGCAATACGGCGAGCAGCGCCGTACTGGCGAATCGAACAAGCCGAACCAGACGAGTGCTTTCCCCGCGCAACGCCGCCCCTCCTTGAAGGAGCGATTATGGCAGGTTCCTAGGGATTAGTAACGCGAAATCTCGAAATCAGGTGGCGAGCCCGTGGCGGCGACGCGAAGCCCAACCCACCGCCACCAGGCCGGCGATCGCGAGGAGCACGATGCCGACGCCCGGTCCGCCGGGACCACCACCGGGCAGCCGCAGCGGGACCGCCCCGTCGAGGTTGCAGCCCCCCTCCACGACATCGAACGGGACGATGTTCGACACCAGGTCCTCGCTGGTCACCTGCAATTGCACGGGACCGACGATATTCCCGAAGATCTCTGTCGCGAACTCGCCCCCGTTGGCCCCGAAGGTCGGCCCGGTCTCGTCGTAGAGGATGTTGTCATCGGTTCCCTCGTCGACATCGGCGAAGGTCACGTCCTGATTGGTATCGACCACGTTCCCGTAGTCATCGACAATGAAGCCGTTGAAGAATTGCGATTCGCAATAAGGAAGATCGTTGACTGCTTCCGGATACAACTCGATGTCCTCCGCAGGGCCAGGCACGACCTCGAGGAACGCCGAGTCTTGGTGGCCCTCGTAGGTGCCGACGATCTCGTACATGCCGGCGGTGGTGGGGCCGCAGAAGTCGCCGTCGCAAGGCTCTCCGAGCTGGATTTCGCCGAAGGCCGCCGCCAGCGGAACGCCACTTGCAACGAAGATCTCGCCCTGACCCTCCCCGAAGAACGGATACGCGACATAGTCGGCATCCACGAATCCCAGGAAGTTGTCCCCGGCATCGAAGGCCCCCGCGGTGTACTTCCGGGACTCGCCGGCTTCGATGGTGAATTCCGCGGGCGCTATCACGATGTAGGAGATCGGCGGCATCGTCGTGGTGGTGGTCGTGGGGGCCATCGTCGTGGTGGTGGTCGCCGCGGTCGTCGAAGTCGTGGTCGGTGGGGGTGGCGGGTTCGTAGTCGTGGTCGTGGTCGGTGCCACCGTGGTGGTGGTAGCCGCGGTGGTGGTCGTCGCAGGAACAGTCGTGGTGGTTGTGGTGGGCGGTTCCTCACAACCAGACAGTCCATCGAGGTCACATTGGTTGAACAGGATCCAATCACTGCCCAAGAATTCGTCGGGAATCGGCTCCAACTCGCCGATGGTGCCGTCGGCGGCGATCGTCACCATGAAGCCCGCCGGCACCTCGATCTCGTCGTCACCTGAAGTGACCACCACTGAACCCTCGAGCACCGCGATGGTGATCGACCCGTCGGCATTGAAGATGACGGCGTAGATCGTTCCCTGCACCGAGGCCACCGCCGTCGGGGTTTCGACCGCGAAGCGGCTCTCGGAATCGGTCAGTTCGGTGACCCGGTTGTAGGTGTTGCCGGATTCCTGGTCGCCTTCGATGACCGTCGACCCCTGGTCGTTGTCCAGTATCTGCAGAGTCACGATCGTGAAATTGGTGTTGTGGTCGAGCCGGGTCACCGACCCGTCGAAGTACTCGATCGCGGCACGCCCATCGGCACCCGTGCGCACCGTGTCGCCTTCAGAAATCGTCTGTCCGTCGGAACCGGCCGCGAACTGGCCGTCGGTCCCCACCTCGACGCTGCCGGCAAAGACGCGCAACGTGGCCACCTGCACGTCGGGATCGCCGCTCGATCCCCCGCAGGCAGCCAGGACGAGGATGAACGCGATCCCCAGAAGGTGGAGATTGCGGATTCCGTGGGTGGCCTGACGACCTATGGGTGGCTCCTTCGTCTACTCCGGCATTGTCGCCGACTGGGTGCGCTATCGGCAAGCGCCGCGCGATTCCTTTAGCGATCGGAGAGGTTTATTAGCGTCGGACGATGCTCAAGACGCTGGTAGCGGTCCTGATCGTCGTCGCGGCATGCAGTGCGCCAACAGTCGACGCCGATCCGACCACACCGGAGGGACGTTCCGCAAGAGTTGCCGCGGTGCTCGATGGCGACTCGGTGAGAGTGGTCGTCGACGGCGCGACGACGGAGGTCCGACTGCTGGGAATCAACGCGCCGGAGGTCGACGAGTGTTGGGCCGACGAAGCCCGCACGGCCCTCCAGAACCTGCTCGAGGACGAGATCACGCTCGTCGAGGACGGTGCGGACCAATTCGGACGGACCCTCGCCCACCTTCATTCGGGCGGGCGACACATCAACCTGGCGTTGGTGGAGGCGGGGGCGGCGATCGCCCTGGCAACGGAGCACCCCGACTTCGCCGCTGCCGAGCAAGCCGCCTTCGAGGATCGGCTGGGGCTGTGGTCGCCGACCGCATGCGGACCCGCGGCCACGCTCGAGGTTCACATCTCAGAGGTGTCCTTCGACGCGCCCGGACCCGACGACGAGAACCAGAACGGCGAATTCGCCGTGGTCTCCAATGAAGGGCCCGAAGCCGACCTCGGGGGATGGTGGATCCGCGACGAGTCGTCCACCCACCGCTTCCGCTTCCCCGACGGGTTCGTGCTCGGCACGGGCGACCGGGTGATCATCCGCTCGGGCTGCGGACAGGACGGGAGCGGCGAGCTCTACTGGTGCGCCAATGGCCCCGTCTGGAACAACGACGGCGACATGGCAATGCTGCTGGACGCCTACGGAAACGTAGACGACCGTTGGCGATACGAGGGGTAGCAAGAATCAAGTAGCAAGTAGCAAGTAGCAAGAAGAGAAGTGTGACCCTTTCTTGCTGCTTGATTCTCGCTACTTGCTACTCCAACTACCGTCCCTCGGGATGGAGCCCATCGACACTCTGGGACGGCCGCTCCGGGATCTACGGATCTCGGTGACGGATCGGTGCAACTTCCGATGCACCTATTGCATGCCGAAGGAAGTGTTCGGCCGCGACTACGAGTTCCTCGCCCGCGACCTGCTGCTCTCCTTCGAGGAGATCGTTCGGGTCACCCGGGTGTTCACAGGGTTGGGGGTCCGCAAGGTGCGGCTCACCGGCGGCGAGCCGCTGCTACGCCGTGACATCGAGACGCTGGTGGGCATGCTCGCCGAAGTGCCCGGCGTCGAGGATCTCACGCTCACCACCAACGGCTCGTTGCTGGAGCGCAAGGCGGAGGCCCTGGCGGCCGCCGGACTCGACCGGGTGACCGTGAGCCTGGACTCGCTCGAGGACGCCACTTTCATGGCGATGAACGACGTCGGGTTTCCCGTGGCAAGGGTCCTCGCCGGCATGGACGCCGCCGAGGCGCATGGCCTGGGTCCGGTGAAGGTGAACGTGGTGGTCAAGCGAGGTGTCAATGATCACGAGGTCGTCGACATCGCCCGGCATTTCCGGGGGACGGGACGGATCGTCCGGTTCATCGAATACATGGATGTCGGCCACACGAACGGCTGGCGCATGGACGACGTGGTACCCAGCGCCGAGGTCCAACAGGCGATCGCCGCCGATGCCCCCTTCGAGCCGATCGCTTCCAACTACCCGGGAGAGGTCGCCAACCGCTTCCGCTACCTCGACGGTTCGGGCGAGTTCGGGGTGATCGCCTCCGTCACCCAACCGTTCTGCGGATCCTGTACCAGGGCCCGGCTCTCGGCGGAAGGGTCCCTGTTCACCTGCCTGTTCGCCACCGGCGGCCACGACCTACGGGCGCTGATGCGGGGAGGGGCTTCCGACGAGGATCTACACAGCGCGATCGCCGGCGTATGGACGGCCCGCAGCGACCGCTATTCGGAGATCAGGTCTGAGTCGACCAGCGGCTGGCAGAAAGTCGAGATGTCCTACATCGGCGGGTAGGAGCGGCTCTATGGCTCGGACCAGGGCGAACGCGTCAGGCGGTGGCCGGCGTTCCGCGAGGATTCAGCGGGAAGCCCCAGGATGGTGTCGCTGCAGACCAAGTCAAAGTGAGTGAGCCCATCGATCTTGCCCCAGATGCCGATGCCTGACACCGGGCGAAATGTCCGTCGGTCATGTACCGAATCTAAAGGTTCTGGTTAGTATCGGTACATGACTGACATGGGAACGCCGCCTGGATCGCGCGACCTAGCCGACTGGTTGTTGGCCCGTGGTCGGCATTGGGTGACCACAAGCGAGGCCGCCAAGCTGCTCAGCATCCCGAAACCCCATGTGGCGCCTTCGCTGGCCCAGTCGCGCCGACGAGGACACCTGTTCAGCCCGACGAAGGGATTGTATGTTGCCATCCCGCCCGAGTTCCGCTCTTGGGGTGCTGTTCCGGCAGCCCATTTCGTCGATCCGATGATGCGTCACCTCGGCCACGACTACTACGTCTGTTTGCTGTCGGCGGCTGAGGTGTACGGGTTCGCCCATCAGCATCCTCAGGTATTTCAGGTGATGACGCCAACGCGGCTGCGTGATCGGGTGTTCGGGCGGGTCCGTATCGAGTTCATCACCTCCGTTCGCACCTCGGATCGTCCCGTGGATGCCGTCAACACCCCGACCGGCACGATGCGTGTCTCCACTCGAGAAACCACCATTCTCGATCTCGTGTCCTTCCCCCAGGCGAGCGGAGCCTTGTTCAACGTTGCCACCATCATCGGAGAGATGCTGGCCGAGAAGGTTGTCGATGTTCCTCGTCTTGCCGAGGTCGCCGGCGACTACCCGGCCTCCGTTGTTCAGCGAACTGGGTGGCTCCTCGACTACATGGCTGCGCAGGTCAACGTGGCCGCGGACACTGAGCCGCTGTTGCCCCTGGCGTCCACGCGGACTACACCCACGGCCCTCGATCCGGGCTATGGGCGATCTGGGACGCTTGATCGGCGCTGGAACGTCATCATCGCCGAGTACCCGGACGAAGAGTCGTCGTGATCCCCCGAGCGGCGATCACGGCATGGGGCACCACGGTGCCGTGGCCCACCGTCGAGCAGATCGAGCAAGACCTGCTGCTCTCCCGTCTCATCGTCGAGATAGCCAACGACGACTACCTCGGCAACGAACTGGTGTTCCGAGGTGGCACCTGCATGCACAAGCTCCACGCCCCCGAGCCGCTGCGCTACAGCGAGGACCTCGACTACGTCCGCAGCACTAGCGGCGGGATCCGAGAGCTCACTGGGGCCGTTACTCAGATCGGGAAGCGGCTCGGCATGGAGGTGAGAACGAGGCTCACCGAGCACCCCAAGATGTTCCTGCGCGCGCACTATGAAACCGGGACAGGTCCAATGAGGATCAAGATCGAGGTCAACACCTTCGAGCGCTCGCCGGCGCGCCCGCCCGTCAAGATCCCGTTCCAGGTGGACTCCTCCTGGTTCACCGGCGGTGCCGAGGTGCTCACGTTCATGCTCGATGAGGTCATTGCCACGAAGATTCGAGCTCTGTTCCAGCGCTCGAAGGGGCGCGACCTGTTCGATCTCTGGCTAGCCCTGACCCGGCTCGGCGTGCCGGCGTCATCGATCGTCGAGGCCTTCGGCCCCTACCGGCCCCACGGGTACACCAGACGTCGTGCCGAGCTGAACCTGCGCGAGAAGGTGAAACGAGCAGCCTTCCGCGAGGACATCCGCCCGCTGGTGAGGGCCTGGCCCGCGGGCTACGACATCGACGCTGCAGCTGAACTCATTGTGGCCGACATCCTTGCTCTGGTCGAGTAGTCGAGAGTCTTCGAAGCGAAA
This genomic window from Acidimicrobiia bacterium contains:
- a CDS encoding FecR domain-containing protein; translation: MRVFAGSVEVGTDGQFAAGSDGQTISEGDTVRTGADGRAAIEYFDGSVTRLDHNTNFTIVTLQILDNDQGSTVIEGDQESGNTYNRVTELTDSESRFAVETPTAVASVQGTIYAVIFNADGSITIAVLEGSVVVTSGDDEIEVPAGFMVTIAADGTIGELEPIPDEFLGSDWILFNQCDLDGLSGCEEPPTTTTTTVPATTTTAATTTTVAPTTTTTTNPPPPPTTTSTTAATTTTTMAPTTTTTTMPPISYIVIAPAEFTIEAGESRKYTAGAFDAGDNFLGFVDADYVAYPFFGEGQGEIFVASGVPLAAAFGEIQLGEPCDGDFCGPTTAGMYEIVGTYEGHQDSAFLEVVPGPAEDIELYPEAVNDLPYCESQFFNGFIVDDYGNVVDTNQDVTFADVDEGTDDNILYDETGPTFGANGGEFATEIFGNIVGPVQLQVTSEDLVSNIVPFDVVEGGCNLDGAVPLRLPGGGPGGPGVGIVLLAIAGLVAVGWASRRRHGLAT
- a CDS encoding lamin tail domain-containing protein, translated to MLKTLVAVLIVVAACSAPTVDADPTTPEGRSARVAAVLDGDSVRVVVDGATTEVRLLGINAPEVDECWADEARTALQNLLEDEITLVEDGADQFGRTLAHLHSGGRHINLALVEAGAAIALATEHPDFAAAEQAAFEDRLGLWSPTACGPAATLEVHISEVSFDAPGPDDENQNGEFAVVSNEGPEADLGGWWIRDESSTHRFRFPDGFVLGTGDRVIIRSGCGQDGSGELYWCANGPVWNNDGDMAMLLDAYGNVDDRWRYEG
- the moaA gene encoding GTP 3',8-cyclase MoaA: MEPIDTLGRPLRDLRISVTDRCNFRCTYCMPKEVFGRDYEFLARDLLLSFEEIVRVTRVFTGLGVRKVRLTGGEPLLRRDIETLVGMLAEVPGVEDLTLTTNGSLLERKAEALAAAGLDRVTVSLDSLEDATFMAMNDVGFPVARVLAGMDAAEAHGLGPVKVNVVVKRGVNDHEVVDIARHFRGTGRIVRFIEYMDVGHTNGWRMDDVVPSAEVQQAIAADAPFEPIASNYPGEVANRFRYLDGSGEFGVIASVTQPFCGSCTRARLSAEGSLFTCLFATGGHDLRALMRGGASDEDLHSAIAGVWTARSDRYSEIRSESTSGWQKVEMSYIGG
- a CDS encoding FecR family protein, whose translation is MRVFSGTVEVSVDDTTFSAGSEGQILTEGSTVRTAADGRAAIEWFDGSVTRLDHDTTFKIVTMAILDNDEQSKVIEAEQTSGNTYNRVTELTDAASRFDIETPTATASVQGTVYAVILNPDGSTTVAVIEGSVGVGDTEVPEGFMVTIDEDGNVSDPVPIPDDLIDDEWIVYNCELDQGPHCPDDASTTTTTVLGPEEPTTTTTVAATTTTVAVTTTTSGGGSVTTAAPTTTTTISGPDEPPTTTTTVAPTTTTVAPTTTTVAP
- a CDS encoding nucleotidyl transferase AbiEii/AbiGii toxin family protein, yielding MIPRAAITAWGTTVPWPTVEQIEQDLLLSRLIVEIANDDYLGNELVFRGGTCMHKLHAPEPLRYSEDLDYVRSTSGGIRELTGAVTQIGKRLGMEVRTRLTEHPKMFLRAHYETGTGPMRIKIEVNTFERSPARPPVKIPFQVDSSWFTGGAEVLTFMLDEVIATKIRALFQRSKGRDLFDLWLALTRLGVPASSIVEAFGPYRPHGYTRRRAELNLREKVKRAAFREDIRPLVRAWPAGYDIDAAAELIVADILALVE
- a CDS encoding type IV toxin-antitoxin system AbiEi family antitoxin, with product MTDMGTPPGSRDLADWLLARGRHWVTTSEAAKLLSIPKPHVAPSLAQSRRRGHLFSPTKGLYVAIPPEFRSWGAVPAAHFVDPMMRHLGHDYYVCLLSAAEVYGFAHQHPQVFQVMTPTRLRDRVFGRVRIEFITSVRTSDRPVDAVNTPTGTMRVSTRETTILDLVSFPQASGALFNVATIIGEMLAEKVVDVPRLAEVAGDYPASVVQRTGWLLDYMAAQVNVAADTEPLLPLASTRTTPTALDPGYGRSGTLDRRWNVIIAEYPDEESS